The genomic DNA AAAGTGCGCCGGTTCAACTGGTTCGACTATCCGCACGAAGACAAACTTCAGAACATGGTTCTGAATCCGGATGTGACGATCCGCTCGCGCGGGATCATGGAGAAATGCACGTTCTGTGTGCAGCGTATCCAGGAGGCCAAGGCCGAAGCCGGGCGGCAGGGAAGAACCGTGAAGGACGGCGACGTGCAGCCCGCCTGCATGCAATCCTGCCCGGCGAAGGCCATCGCCTTCGGAAACGCGAACGATCCGGAGAGCACCGTCAGCAAGCGAAAGCGCGATCCGCGCTGGTACCGTGTGTTGGCCGAGCTGAACGTCGACCCGGCCGTGGGGTATCTGAGAGTGATCCGGAACCGGGAGGAGGGATCGTGAGCACCGGGGTCCGCACGGTTCCTCCGGCGCACGAGCCGCTGATCCGAGGCGACAAGACACTGAAGCAGGTCACCGAAGACGTCTGCGCTCCGATCGAACGAGGGCCGACCTGGCTCTGGTGGGCAGGTTTCCTGGTCTCGTTCTGCGCTCTTCTGCTCGGCATCGCCGCCGTTTCCTACCAGGTCGCGACCGGCATCGGCACCTGGGGCCTGAACCGGACCGTCGGCTGGGCATTCGACATCACCAACTTCGTCTTCTGGATCGGTATCGGACATGCCGGGACGCTCATTTCGGCCGTCCTGTTCCTCTTCCGGCAGAAGTGGCGGACGTCGATCAATCGGTCGGCCGAGGCGATGACGATCTTCGCCGTCATGTGCGCCGGAGTCTTCCCGCTGATCCACATGGGACGCCCCTGGCTCGCCCACTGGGTCATGCCGTATCCGAACTTTCGCGGGCCCCTCTGGGTCAACTTCCGCTCCCCGCTCCTGTGGGATGTGTTCGCGATCGGCACCTACTTCACGATCTCCGCCGTGTTCTGGTTCCTCGGCCTGGTCCCCGACCTGGCCACTCTCCGGGACCGCGCCACCACCAGGACCCGCAAGTTCCTCTTCGGACTGTTCAGCCTCGGCTGGGACGGGTCGAACCGGACCTGGATGCGGTACGAAATGGTCTATCTGCTCCTCGCCGGCCTCGCCACCCCGCTCGTGCTCTCCGTCCACACCATCGTCAGCTTCGACTTCGCGACGTCGGTGATCCCCGGCTGGCACGCGACGATTTTCCCGCCCTACTTCGTCGCCGGCGCGATCTTCTCGGGATTCGGAATGGTGCTGACGCTGATGCTGGTGACCCGCAAGGTCCTGCGTTTCGAAGACTACATCACGATCGGCCACATCGAGGCGATGTGCAAGATCATCATCGCGACCGGCAGCATCGTGGGACTCGCGTACGCCACCGAGTTCTTCATGGCCTGGTACTCGGCCAACGAGTATGAACGCTTCGTCTTCTTCAACCGGGCGCTCGGACCCTTCGCCTGGGCCTACTGGACGATGGTCTTGTGCAACGTCATCACGCCGCAGCTTCTCTGGTTCAAGAAGATCCGGACGAACCCGGGGATCGTTTTCGTGTTGTCGCTGGTGGTGAATGTGGGCATGTGGTTCGAACGGTTCGTGATCATCGTCACCTCGCTGCACCGCGATTACCTGCCGTCGAGCTGGGCGGACTACTCACCGACGCTGATCGAGGTTTCGACCTTCGTCGGCAGCTTCGGCCTGTTTTTCACATGCTTCTTCCTGTTCACGCGGTTTTTACCGATGATCGCGATGGGCGAGGTCAAGGGCGTGGTGGGGTATATCGGGAGGTCGACGGATGTTCACGAATAGCTGCCCGGACAGGAGATCCCCATGAGTCGACGTCTTTTTCTTGGGTTTTTCGGGAGCGAGGGCGACGTCCTCGGCGCCACGCGCGAAGCGCGCGAGCGAGGTTACCGGATCGCCGATGTCTATACGCCGTACGCGGTCCACGGCCTCGATGCCGCAATGGGGCTCCGGCCGACGCGGTTGCCCTGGGTCTGTTTCGCCTTCGGGCTGGCGGGCGGGTTGCTGAAGGTGTGGTTCGAGTTCTGGACCACGTCGGTGAGCTGGCCGTTGAACGTCGGCGGCAAACCGTTCAACTCGTTACCGGCGTTCGTGCCGATCACGTTCGAGGTGATGGTTTTGCTGGCCGGCCTGAGCACCGT from Deltaproteobacteria bacterium CG2_30_66_27 includes the following:
- a CDS encoding hydrogenase; translation: MSTGVRTVPPAHEPLIRGDKTLKQVTEDVCAPIERGPTWLWWAGFLVSFCALLLGIAAVSYQVATGIGTWGLNRTVGWAFDITNFVFWIGIGHAGTLISAVLFLFRQKWRTSINRSAEAMTIFAVMCAGVFPLIHMGRPWLAHWVMPYPNFRGPLWVNFRSPLLWDVFAIGTYFTISAVFWFLGLVPDLATLRDRATTRTRKFLFGLFSLGWDGSNRTWMRYEMVYLLLAGLATPLVLSVHTIVSFDFATSVIPGWHATIFPPYFVAGAIFSGFGMVLTLMLVTRKVLRFEDYITIGHIEAMCKIIIATGSIVGLAYATEFFMAWYSANEYERFVFFNRALGPFAWAYWTMVLCNVITPQLLWFKKIRTNPGIVFVLSLVVNVGMWFERFVIIVTSLHRDYLPSSWADYSPTLIEVSTFVGSFGLFFTCFFLFTRFLPMIAMGEVKGVVGYIGRSTDVHE